From Ignavibacteria bacterium, one genomic window encodes:
- a CDS encoding TolC family protein, whose translation MKAPISIYLVIAVLGSMFASATTRPLSLDEAIEIALRQNKNVAIAKLGVQKADAQVTEAIGNALPALNINAGYNYNIQLPVFFFPDQSGNVTPVRFGLPNAYNVNAQLQQILFNSAVFTGIGASRIYSDAAKAQLDAVVAEVVTETKKRYYQALAARAFVGVATATLNNALETQKTITALFNEGLVAEFDKIRSDVAVANIQPTVTDAQAGQYNALAALQTFLVIDLTDTIILSRDGWLEPEAAPAEDSALVRAIRENYELKALALQVEVSKEFVDIYRSDYFPTLSAFGQWQNQGQSETFSAWNTATSTVVGLNFSLNLFNGFRTSAKVEQANVEYLTAQQRYQQISDLIKLQVRTIVNQIRSAKLRIDAQKTTVAQAQRGFDISKIRYTEGTGSLLEINDAETALARAQVNEISALLDYYVTRAEYERATGLVDEKYRRMVR comes from the coding sequence ATGAAGGCACCTATTAGCATCTACCTAGTCATCGCAGTGTTGGGCAGCATGTTTGCCTCTGCGACGACGCGGCCGCTAAGCCTGGACGAGGCGATAGAGATCGCACTCCGTCAAAACAAAAACGTTGCCATCGCTAAACTCGGCGTACAAAAAGCCGATGCTCAGGTGACTGAAGCGATCGGCAATGCACTTCCGGCGCTGAACATCAATGCCGGGTATAACTACAACATTCAGTTGCCGGTGTTCTTCTTTCCGGACCAATCGGGGAATGTAACACCCGTACGATTTGGCCTTCCGAATGCCTACAATGTGAATGCACAGTTACAGCAGATCTTGTTCAACAGTGCTGTTTTCACAGGGATCGGTGCTTCTCGCATTTACTCGGATGCTGCAAAGGCCCAACTCGACGCTGTAGTTGCTGAAGTCGTTACCGAAACGAAGAAGAGGTACTATCAAGCCCTCGCTGCTCGTGCCTTTGTTGGTGTGGCAACGGCAACATTGAACAATGCTCTCGAAACACAGAAGACGATCACCGCTCTGTTCAATGAAGGGCTCGTAGCGGAGTTCGACAAGATCCGTTCGGATGTAGCCGTTGCGAATATTCAGCCAACCGTGACTGATGCTCAAGCGGGTCAGTACAACGCTCTGGCAGCGCTTCAGACCTTCTTGGTGATCGACCTCACGGACACGATCATCCTCTCGAGAGATGGATGGTTGGAACCTGAAGCTGCCCCGGCAGAAGACTCCGCTCTTGTTCGAGCCATCAGAGAGAACTACGAGCTGAAGGCTCTTGCACTGCAGGTTGAAGTATCGAAAGAATTCGTAGACATCTATCGATCAGATTACTTCCCAACGCTTTCGGCCTTTGGTCAATGGCAGAATCAAGGGCAGAGTGAAACATTCTCTGCGTGGAACACTGCAACAAGCACGGTGGTGGGACTCAACTTCTCGCTCAACCTCTTCAATGGTTTCCGCACATCAGCCAAGGTAGAACAAGCCAATGTGGAGTATCTCACTGCCCAGCAGAGATACCAGCAGATAAGCGATCTCATCAAGCTTCAAGTACGCACGATCGTCAACCAGATCAGATCTGCCAAGCTGCGGATCGATGCCCAGAAGACGACCGTTGCTCAGGCTCAACGCGGTTTCGACATCTCCAAGATCCGGTATACCGAGGGCACGGGAAGTCTCCTGGAGATCAACGATGCTGAAACGGCACTTGCCAGAGCGCAAGTGAATGAGATCAGCGCTCTCTTGGACTACTACGTGACGCGTGCCGAATACGAACGTGCAACGGGTCTCGTCGACGAGAAGTACCGTCGTATGGTACGCTAA
- a CDS encoding HAD-IIIA family hydrolase encodes MASGKALFLDRDGVINRRIMGGYVRTPSEFVLLEAILPLLRFARSKGYLLILISNQQGVGKGLMSTHDLDVIHTYMQDLLAAQLDGRGLDDIRVCTDLDSAQSTRRKPAPGMLLEAIYEFDLAPSQCWFLGDASTDAQAGRAAGVKTALIGQFLPTEADVIIPDHSGIQALADLL; translated from the coding sequence ATGGCATCCGGCAAAGCCCTTTTCCTAGATCGAGACGGTGTGATCAATCGCAGGATCATGGGCGGGTACGTACGCACTCCATCGGAATTCGTACTCCTGGAAGCAATTCTCCCGCTTCTCCGCTTTGCACGTTCGAAGGGATATCTCCTGATCCTCATCAGCAATCAGCAGGGTGTTGGGAAGGGGCTTATGTCCACCCACGACCTCGATGTGATCCATACCTATATGCAAGACCTCCTCGCCGCCCAGCTCGACGGTAGGGGGCTTGATGATATCCGCGTATGCACAGACCTCGATTCCGCCCAAAGTACACGTCGTAAACCAGCGCCAGGCATGCTCTTAGAGGCGATCTACGAATTCGATCTTGCCCCTTCCCAGTGTTGGTTTTTGGGCGATGCCTCCACAGACGCACAAGCCGGTAGGGCTGCGGGCGTCAAAACCGCATTGATCGGTCAATTCCTGCCCACAGAGGCAGATGTTATCATCCCGGACCATAGCGGGATCCAGGCCCTGGCCGACCTCCTCTAA
- a CDS encoding T9SS type A sorting domain-containing protein, with amino-acid sequence MRTHLLLFVILASVQLTIAQKDCSRPPLGRLPVSDMTNSTWNGIRGGLYPDGRNDLPPDKIGAYRSMIDAIVPLSNNGTSDPSTGKIVMIGVGASNPRTEFNAFIAKATSDPTVNTHLILANTCVGGQGVQKMNQPSDSYWKNAAKVLDSLGCSAQQVQLAWVETDNTQDADTTFPGAAQGLADQLYTLCATMRSFYPNLKVIYFSSRSYAGYIDPAAALAGKGLLSPRDHLNGWAIKFLIERQITGTAEYEFIGESPVLPALMWCTDNWADGLTPKHDGLFWHCDDFSGDGLHLSPLGEEKSGARIHSFFSTNELAQGWYHGTSTTSVNDQPSADRQYTNFIVGPTLTLESSISSHATIYSLHGEAVWSEVVDGVVQIPTDSFPSGLYLVRIGERTFTFLRP; translated from the coding sequence ATGAGAACTCACCTACTCCTCTTCGTAATCCTTGCAAGCGTTCAATTGACGATCGCGCAGAAGGATTGTTCACGGCCGCCACTAGGGCGACTGCCGGTGTCCGATATGACGAACTCCACGTGGAATGGGATACGTGGAGGACTCTATCCTGATGGGCGCAATGATCTGCCCCCTGACAAGATAGGGGCCTACAGGTCGATGATCGATGCCATCGTTCCGTTGTCAAACAATGGCACATCGGATCCAAGCACTGGGAAGATCGTCATGATCGGTGTTGGCGCGTCCAATCCGCGCACAGAGTTTAACGCCTTCATTGCAAAGGCAACGTCCGATCCAACAGTCAACACACACCTTATCCTTGCAAATACCTGTGTTGGAGGTCAAGGAGTACAGAAGATGAATCAACCTTCTGATTCATACTGGAAGAACGCAGCAAAGGTTCTCGATTCTCTGGGATGTTCCGCACAGCAAGTGCAGTTGGCGTGGGTGGAGACCGACAACACACAAGATGCCGATACAACGTTTCCGGGGGCGGCGCAAGGACTCGCCGATCAACTCTACACACTCTGCGCTACGATGCGATCCTTCTATCCCAACCTTAAGGTTATCTACTTCTCTTCTCGGTCGTATGCAGGGTACATCGATCCGGCCGCAGCTCTTGCAGGTAAGGGGCTCCTCTCTCCAAGAGATCATCTCAATGGCTGGGCCATCAAGTTCCTTATCGAACGTCAGATCACTGGTACTGCGGAATATGAATTCATTGGGGAGTCACCGGTGTTGCCGGCACTCATGTGGTGTACCGACAATTGGGCCGATGGTCTCACGCCAAAGCATGACGGACTGTTCTGGCATTGTGATGATTTCTCCGGCGACGGATTACATCTCTCGCCGCTTGGGGAAGAGAAGTCCGGCGCGCGGATCCATTCGTTCTTCTCCACCAACGAGCTAGCGCAAGGTTGGTATCATGGCACGTCAACAACGTCGGTCAACGATCAACCTTCTGCGGATAGGCAGTACACAAACTTCATCGTTGGACCCACACTTACCCTGGAGAGTTCTATCTCCTCACATGCAACCATCTATTCTCTCCATGGTGAAGCAGTGTGGTCTGAGGTCGTAGATGGAGTGGTTCAGATTCCAACCGACAGTTTCCCGTCGGGACTCTATCTTGTGCGCATTGGAGAACGAACCTTTACCTTCCTTCGCCCCTGA
- a CDS encoding serine hydroxymethyltransferase codes for MYPHVKATDPELYHAVQGEYERQRDKIELIASENFTSLSVMEAQGSILTNKYAEGYPGKRYYGGCEWVDVAENIAIDRLKTLFGAEYANVQPHSGSGANMAVYFTYLKPGDTVLGMDLSHGGHLTHGSPVNFSGMFYNFVGYGLDKETGRIDYNVVEDLAKQHKPKLITVGASAYSREIDFAKFREIADKVGAFLFADIAHPAGLIAKGRLMSPVPYCDIVTSTTHKTLRGPRGGMIIMGKNYENPFGKVAPKSGRTKLMGELLDSMVMPGIQGGPLMHVIAAKAVAFGECLTDSFDEYTKQVIRNASAMADEMMKMDYGVVSGGTDNHLMLIDLRNKGVTGKQAENALDAAGITCNKNAVPYDTQPPLVTSGIRLGAAAMTSRGMNEDDMRHIARLIDRVVTNFGKEDVYTAVKDDVKHFCRQFPLYPSLNNSPDEIGKRLGETIDSAIDTVENVIESVVDEVKGAVKGS; via the coding sequence ATGTATCCTCACGTCAAAGCAACAGACCCGGAACTCTATCACGCAGTGCAAGGCGAGTATGAACGTCAGCGTGATAAGATCGAACTCATTGCGAGCGAGAACTTCACATCCCTTAGCGTGATGGAAGCACAAGGGAGCATCCTCACCAACAAGTATGCCGAGGGGTATCCTGGCAAGCGCTACTACGGTGGGTGTGAATGGGTGGATGTGGCGGAGAACATCGCTATTGATAGGCTCAAGACGCTCTTCGGTGCAGAGTATGCCAATGTGCAGCCACACTCGGGTTCTGGTGCCAACATGGCTGTGTACTTTACGTATCTCAAGCCGGGTGATACCGTGTTGGGAATGGATCTGTCACACGGCGGACACCTCACGCACGGATCTCCGGTGAACTTCTCGGGCATGTTCTACAACTTCGTCGGATACGGACTCGATAAAGAAACGGGTCGTATCGATTACAATGTTGTTGAAGACCTGGCAAAGCAGCACAAGCCAAAGCTTATCACTGTTGGTGCAAGTGCCTATTCGCGCGAGATCGATTTCGCAAAGTTTCGGGAGATCGCCGATAAGGTCGGGGCGTTTCTGTTCGCAGATATCGCACACCCTGCCGGACTCATCGCAAAGGGGCGACTGATGAGCCCCGTTCCCTATTGTGATATTGTGACGTCCACAACGCATAAGACCCTGCGCGGTCCGCGTGGTGGCATGATCATCATGGGCAAGAACTACGAGAATCCGTTCGGCAAGGTTGCTCCGAAGAGCGGACGTACGAAGCTGATGGGTGAACTCCTTGATTCGATGGTAATGCCGGGTATTCAGGGCGGACCGCTCATGCACGTGATCGCTGCGAAGGCCGTTGCATTTGGTGAATGCCTTACCGATTCCTTTGACGAGTACACAAAGCAGGTCATCCGTAATGCCTCAGCAATGGCTGACGAGATGATGAAGATGGACTATGGTGTGGTGTCGGGCGGAACTGATAACCACCTCATGCTCATCGATCTTCGAAACAAAGGTGTCACTGGCAAGCAAGCAGAGAACGCTCTCGATGCTGCAGGCATCACCTGCAACAAGAATGCGGTTCCGTATGACACTCAACCACCGCTTGTAACTAGCGGCATTCGTCTCGGTGCTGCAGCTATGACAAGCCGCGGAATGAATGAAGACGATATGCGTCACATTGCCCGACTCATTGATCGCGTTGTGACCAACTTTGGCAAGGAAGATGTGTATACCGCCGTTAAGGACGACGTGAAACACTTCTGCCGTCAATTCCCTCTCTACCCATCGCTGAACAATTCTCCTGACGAGATCGGCAAACGCCTCGGTGAAACAATCGACTCAGCGATCGATACCGTTGAGAACGTCATTGAAAGTGTTGTCGATGAAGTGAAGGGGGCTGTAAAAGGCTCCTGA
- a CDS encoding ATP-dependent helicase, giving the protein MKKLILKKAEVSSTGRAYRIPYEQVLNPAQYAAVMHTNGPALVLAGAGTGKTRTLTYRVARLVEDGVEPSSILLLTFTRKAAAEMLRRSTALLDGRCERVAGGTFHSFAFSVLRRFGLHGQEDHQRSNDQRSVTSVMDQADAEDVMNMVRGRFDVAKLKKRFPQKGTLYTMYSTSVNTGAPLQDVILEDHPQFVEETARISEVIRGYNEYKRANGLFDYDDLLLYLLAMTKHEEVGPILRRQFRFVMVDEYQDTNRLQHSIILGLSGTNGNVMVVGDDAQSIYSFRGADVRNIHGVPDSFENCTVIRLEHNYRSTQPILDVCNSILRDAPNMFEKELFSDTKDGEQPMLISATNERQQSSFVMQQILELRENSTPLSEIAVLFRSGFLSFDLEIELGKANIPFRKFGGMRFAEAAHVKDLLARVRLTENPRDVISWYRVLLQIPGIGQKTAQTVIDAMQAEPDPLSRPENSWGSTGKGASALADVSSMLAKARMIQDPLERMRTIADSYRPTLEKVYDDHPKRWKDIETVVGIGGRYTTVEEFLADIALDPPTDSLDEIDPDDHEDEFVTLSTIHSAKGLEWNSVFLIWVNEGRLPSARSAESEETLEEERRLLYVACTRAKERLYLTYPAVMLEWQNSDVLGRPSRFLDGISAEQFPKFYLSEEGK; this is encoded by the coding sequence TTGAAAAAACTGATCCTCAAAAAGGCCGAGGTATCATCAACGGGGCGGGCGTATCGCATTCCGTATGAGCAGGTGTTAAATCCTGCGCAATACGCAGCGGTGATGCATACAAATGGTCCGGCCTTGGTGTTAGCTGGTGCAGGGACAGGGAAGACGAGAACGCTGACGTACCGAGTTGCGCGTTTGGTCGAAGATGGTGTGGAACCCTCATCGATCCTATTGTTGACCTTCACACGCAAGGCAGCGGCAGAGATGCTGCGCAGATCTACAGCCTTACTTGATGGTCGATGTGAGAGGGTAGCGGGTGGAACGTTTCACTCGTTCGCATTTTCTGTGCTACGTCGGTTTGGACTGCATGGTCAAGAAGATCACCAACGCTCAAACGATCAGCGGTCAGTAACGTCGGTCATGGACCAAGCCGACGCAGAAGACGTGATGAATATGGTGCGCGGTCGCTTCGATGTAGCGAAACTCAAGAAACGGTTTCCCCAAAAGGGAACGCTCTACACGATGTACAGCACATCGGTCAACACGGGTGCACCGCTCCAAGACGTCATTCTCGAAGATCACCCGCAGTTCGTGGAAGAGACCGCGCGGATCTCTGAAGTGATCCGAGGATACAACGAGTATAAACGAGCCAACGGTTTGTTCGACTACGATGATCTCTTGCTCTACCTCCTTGCGATGACAAAGCACGAAGAGGTAGGACCGATCCTGCGTCGACAGTTTCGCTTCGTTATGGTCGATGAATATCAGGACACGAACCGTCTCCAACATTCCATCATACTCGGCCTCTCGGGTACTAATGGCAATGTGATGGTCGTAGGCGATGATGCACAGAGCATCTATTCATTCCGTGGAGCAGATGTGCGCAACATCCACGGCGTGCCTGATTCATTTGAGAATTGCACGGTGATCCGACTCGAACACAACTATCGATCCACACAGCCCATCTTGGACGTGTGCAACAGCATCCTACGGGATGCACCGAATATGTTTGAGAAGGAACTGTTCAGCGATACAAAGGACGGCGAACAACCGATGTTGATCTCTGCCACGAATGAACGTCAACAGTCTTCATTCGTTATGCAACAGATCCTCGAACTGCGGGAGAATAGTACGCCCCTTTCAGAGATCGCTGTGTTGTTTCGCAGTGGATTTCTCTCCTTTGATCTCGAGATCGAACTCGGTAAGGCCAATATCCCATTTCGAAAATTCGGTGGAATGCGATTTGCCGAAGCAGCACATGTGAAGGATCTCCTCGCGCGTGTTCGGCTGACAGAGAACCCGCGTGATGTGATCTCATGGTACCGTGTGCTCCTGCAGATCCCGGGTATTGGTCAGAAGACCGCTCAGACGGTGATCGATGCCATGCAAGCTGAGCCCGACCCACTGTCGAGACCGGAAAATTCGTGGGGATCCACCGGTAAGGGGGCTTCTGCACTCGCCGATGTATCGTCAATGTTGGCAAAGGCTCGTATGATCCAAGATCCGTTGGAACGCATGCGCACCATTGCGGACTCCTATCGACCTACGTTGGAGAAGGTATATGACGATCATCCGAAGCGTTGGAAGGACATTGAAACGGTGGTTGGTATCGGCGGACGGTATACCACGGTTGAAGAGTTCCTCGCAGATATCGCCCTTGACCCGCCAACAGATTCACTCGATGAGATCGACCCGGATGATCATGAAGATGAGTTTGTGACCTTGTCCACTATTCACTCTGCAAAGGGGCTTGAGTGGAATTCCGTATTTCTCATCTGGGTCAATGAAGGAAGACTGCCTTCGGCCCGCAGCGCTGAGAGCGAAGAAACACTCGAAGAAGAACGTCGATTGCTCTACGTGGCCTGTACCAGAGCCAAGGAACGGCTGTATCTCACGTATCCGGCCGTGATGCTCGAATGGCAAAATTCGGACGTTCTGGGTCGGCCAAGTAGATTCCTCGATGGGATATCTGCAGAACAGTTTCCGAAGTTTTACCTCTCTGAAGAGGGGAAATGA
- a CDS encoding efflux RND transporter periplasmic adaptor subunit, with the protein MTFRTISSIVLIGIVTMACSKDTDKPLEQQLDSLRTEKAKIEEKITELQKKLGKVNTPLAAQPVTTITAAMQSFAHVLDAKGTVDSRSSLQITPQMAGRIVRVNVVNGEAISKGQLLVELDAEIVRKGIEEVKTQLDFAVTMFEKQKRIYDQKAGSEVQYLSAKNQKESLERRLESLNEQLAMSRVVAPTSGFADNVVAKVGENVAPGMPLLTVVNTSDMRVVVDLAESFIGTVTTGDPVTIQYQEISDSMKTKINVVAKSVNPVSRTFRVEIPVRPVPPNLRPNTTCRVLINDVTVASTIVMPLTAVLHDNIGSYVYIVDDKSTARRREVQTGLTSGGNVQIVMGLSVGENVIVRGAVDVADGQIVRTVK; encoded by the coding sequence ATGACGTTCCGCACAATATCATCCATCGTCCTCATAGGCATCGTTACGATGGCCTGTTCTAAGGACACCGACAAGCCGCTCGAGCAGCAACTCGATTCTCTCCGAACCGAGAAGGCAAAGATCGAAGAGAAGATCACTGAACTTCAGAAAAAACTTGGTAAGGTCAACACGCCATTGGCAGCTCAGCCGGTGACAACCATTACTGCCGCAATGCAGTCTTTTGCACACGTACTTGATGCCAAGGGAACGGTTGACTCTCGTTCTTCTCTGCAGATCACACCCCAAATGGCAGGGCGTATCGTTCGTGTGAATGTTGTGAATGGCGAAGCTATCTCCAAAGGACAACTATTGGTTGAACTTGATGCGGAGATCGTTCGCAAGGGGATCGAAGAAGTAAAGACGCAACTTGACTTTGCTGTTACGATGTTCGAAAAGCAGAAGAGGATCTATGATCAGAAAGCCGGAAGCGAGGTTCAGTACCTCTCGGCTAAGAATCAAAAGGAATCTCTGGAGCGTCGATTGGAGTCGCTCAATGAACAGCTTGCAATGTCGAGAGTTGTTGCACCAACGAGTGGGTTCGCAGACAATGTGGTTGCCAAGGTAGGGGAGAATGTTGCTCCCGGAATGCCCCTTCTCACCGTGGTTAACACATCGGACATGCGTGTTGTTGTGGATCTCGCTGAGTCGTTCATCGGAACCGTAACTACGGGTGATCCGGTGACGATCCAGTATCAGGAGATCTCTGACTCAATGAAAACGAAGATCAACGTAGTGGCAAAGTCGGTCAACCCTGTTAGCCGCACCTTCCGCGTTGAGATACCTGTCCGTCCGGTACCACCGAACCTTCGTCCGAACACTACCTGTCGCGTATTGATCAACGATGTAACCGTTGCATCTACTATCGTCATGCCGCTCACTGCAGTCCTGCATGATAACATCGGTTCCTATGTCTACATCGTGGACGATAAGAGCACTGCGCGCCGACGTGAAGTGCAAACCGGTCTCACTTCCGGTGGGAATGTACAGATCGTGATGGGTCTTTCGGTAGGGGAGAACGTCATTGTTCGTGGAGCAGTGGACGTAGCAGACGGTCAAATTGTTCGCACAGTGAAGTAA
- a CDS encoding TetR/AcrR family transcriptional regulator, translated as MGIRERKEREKEQRRIDILDSARQAFLKHGLEQTSMDRIAQEAELAKGTLYLYFKNRDELLMALIADDFDRLIEMLETVVKGDTDPEKKLLASISTFSEFSKGNEFFYQVMTQFNIRSLIQHDGDSEPVCHFRTVNQRMMELLTSVVQEGVDRKVFFIDQPVQEIVVQLIISLKGAMVILRNNMLPPEWLTRDVEELLHSIACLMIRGLKSKEPLSTT; from the coding sequence ATGGGTATACGTGAACGCAAAGAGCGCGAAAAGGAACAGAGACGTATCGACATCCTCGATTCAGCTCGTCAAGCCTTTCTTAAACATGGGCTTGAGCAGACATCGATGGACAGGATCGCTCAAGAAGCGGAATTGGCCAAGGGTACATTGTATCTCTACTTCAAAAACCGAGACGAACTCTTGATGGCCTTGATCGCCGATGATTTTGACCGTCTCATCGAAATGCTTGAAACAGTTGTGAAGGGCGATACAGATCCGGAGAAGAAGCTCTTAGCATCGATCAGCACATTCAGCGAGTTCTCAAAAGGAAATGAGTTCTTCTATCAAGTGATGACACAATTCAACATTCGTTCGCTGATCCAACACGATGGTGATAGTGAGCCGGTCTGTCACTTCAGAACAGTGAATCAGCGGATGATGGAATTGTTGACGTCAGTTGTTCAAGAAGGCGTGGACAGGAAGGTCTTCTTCATCGATCAACCGGTACAGGAGATCGTTGTCCAGCTCATCATTTCGCTCAAAGGGGCTATGGTCATTCTTCGGAATAACATGCTACCTCCGGAGTGGTTAACACGTGATGTTGAAGAGCTGCTCCACAGTATTGCCTGTCTCATGATCAGGGGGCTGAAGTCGAAGGAGCCCCTTTCAACTACCTAG